One Cheilinus undulatus linkage group 22, ASM1832078v1, whole genome shotgun sequence DNA window includes the following coding sequences:
- the LOC121504328 gene encoding scavenger receptor cysteine-rich type 1 protein M160-like, whose product MAWSSDECLEISCSDSVRLVNGTGLCSGRLEVRFDQRWSPVCEEDLDLQGAQVVCRELGCGAPSVFKGGMFGEVEAPFWTKKFQCEGHESALLDCSESGLTGNTCPPATAVGLTCSDPDDEVRLVGGSSTCSGRLEWKHHGEWRPVKPSFSSWTLKETAVICKRLDCGSAVSSRAIEESSDRPVWWIISGCVESKSTLKECVNTEDYSTSYGLEITCSDSVRLVNGTGLCSGRLEVKSDQRWSPVCEEDLDLQGAQVVCRELGCGAPSVFKGGMFGEMEAPFWTKKFQCEGLESALLDCPESGLTGNTCPPATAVGLTCSDPDEVWLVGGSSTCSGRLEWKHHGEWRIVHPSHSYWTLKFSAVICGRLDCGSAVSSRVTNEPSDRPVWGINPDCVESKSTLKECVNTEDRSSVFGLEITCSDSVRLVNGTGLCSGRLEVRSDQRWSPVCEEDLDLQGAQVVCRELGCGAPSVFKGGMFGEVEAPFWTKKFQCEGHESALLDCGGSGSVRNTCSPRKAVGLSCENPDNYRLVGEPSRCAGTLAMKHMEEWRPLAEKSSHWDQRSAAVVCTVLKCGSAVSTRVVERDDKRPVWWIRGSCVQTASSLFQCVDYRTYSSDNVLEVICSDLLEKPNITFSFSTDGASEATPQGYQALIGTSFNITCSVQPQYEGGDFQLIFSDSNTTQSYTLTVVNHSAHFLFPTANQSHGGQYSCVYHLHAFSHNFSSESQTLSLTVGDPLRDLIIRCVVLLGSLLIYDTALYCYFKVKTKRQPPVLRNEINVEMQIITIPQEST is encoded by the exons ATGGCATGGTCCAGTGATGAATGCCTGGAAATCAGCTGCTCTG ACTCTGTCAGACTGGTGAACGGGACTGGTCTGTGTTCAGGCAGACTGGAGGTGAGGTTTGACCAGCGCTGGTCCCCAGTGTGTGAGGAGGACTTGGACCTGCAGGGTGCTCAGGTGGTCTGCAGGGAGCTGGGCTGTGGGGCTCCTTCAGTCTTCAAGGGGGGAATGTTTGGAGAAGTGGAGGCTCCGTTCTGGACTAAGAAGTTCCAGTGTGAAGGCCACGAGTCTGCTCTCCTGGACTGTTCAGAGTCAGGGTTGACTGGGAACACCTGTCCACCTGCTACAGCTGTTGGGCTCACCTGCTCAG ACCCTGATGATGAAGTCCGGTTGGTGGGAGGATCCAGCACCTGCTCTGGTAGACTAGAGTGGAAACACCATGGAGAGTGGAGACCAGTGAAgccttctttctcttcctggACTCTAAAGGAAACAGCTGTGATTTGTAAGAGACTCGACTGTGGCTCTGCTGTTTCATCTAGAGCGATAGAGGAATCCTCTGACAGACCTGTGTGGTGGATCATCTCTGGTTGTGTAGAGTCTAAATCTACATTAAAGGAATGTGTGAACACAGAGGATTATTCCACCTCTTATGGGCTTGAAATCACCTGCTCAG ACTCTGTCAGACTGGTGAACGGGACTGGTCTGTGTTCAGGCAGACTGGAGGTGAAGTCTGACCAGCGCTGGTCCCCAGTGTGTGAGGAGGACTTGGACCTGCAGGGTGCTCAGGTGGTCTGCAGGGAGCTGGGCTGTGGGGCTCCTTCAGTCTTCAAGGGGGGAATGTTTGGAGAAATGGAGGCTCCGTTCTGGACTAAGAAGTTCCAGTGTGAAGGCCTTGAGTCTGCTCTCCTGGACTGTCCAGAGTCAGGGTTGACTGGGAACACCTGTCCACCTGCTACAGCTGTTGGGCTCACCTGCTCAG ACCCTGATGAAGTCTGGTTGGTTGGAGGATCCAGCACCTGCTCTGGTAGACTAGAGTGGAAACACCATGGAGAGTGGAGGATAGTGCATCCATCGCACTCTTACTGGACTCTAAAGTTTTCAGCTGTGATTTGTGGGAGACTCGACTGTGGCTCCGCTGTTTCATCTAGAGTGACAAACGAACCCTCTGACAGACCTGTGTGGGGGATCAACCCTGACTGTGTAGAGTCTAAATCTACATTAAAGGAATGTGTGAACACAGAGGATCGATCCAGCGTTTTTGGGCTTGAAATCACCTGCTCAG ACTCTGTCAGACTGGTGAACGGGACTGGTCTGTGTTCAGGCAGACTGGAGGTGAGGTCTGACCAGCGCTGGTCCCCAGTGTGTGAGGAGGACTTGGACCTGCAGGGCGCTCAGGTGGTCTGCAGGGAGCTGGGCTGTGGGGCTCCTTCAGTCTTCAAGGGGGGAATGTTTGGAGAAGTGGAGGCTCCGTTCTGGACTAAGAAGTTCCAGTGTGAAGGCCACGAGTCTGCTCTCCTGGACTGTGGAGGATCTGGCTCAGTTAGAAACACCTGCTCACCTCGTAAAGCTGTTGGACTCTCCTGTGAAA ATCCAGATAATTACAGGTTGGTGGGAGAGCCCAGCCGGTGTGCAGGAACACTGGCGATGAAACACATGGAGGAGTGGAGACCTTTGGCAGAGAAGAGTTCTCACTGGGAccagaggtctgcagctgtAGTGTGTACAGTTCTGAAATGTGGTTCTGCTGTTTCAACAAGAGTAGTGGAACGTGATGATAAAAGACCGGTGTGGTGGATCAGAGGTTCCTGTGTCCAGACTGCGTCCTCTCTGTTTCAATGTGTAGATTATAGAACTTATTCCAGCGACAACGTCCTTGAGGTGATCTGCTCAG ATTTGCTTGAAAAGCCAAACATCACCTTCTCCTTCTCCACTGACGGGGCCTCCGAGGCCACGCCGCAGGGCTACCAGGCCCTCATTGGCACTAGCTTCAACATCACATGCTCCGTCCAACCtcagtatgaaggaggagatttCCAGCTCATCTTCTCTGACTCCAACACAACACAGAGCTACACCCTGACAGTGGTCAACCATTCTGCCCATTTCCTGTTTCCTACTGCAAACCAGAGCCACGGAGGGCAGTACAGCTGCGTTTATCACCTCCATGCTTTCTCCCATAACTTCTCCTCAGAGAGccagactctctctctcactgtcgGAG ACCCTCTGAGAGACCTGATCATCAGATGTGTGGTCCTGCTTGGTAGTCTGCTGATATACGACACTGCCCTCTACTGCTACTTTAAG GTCaaaaccaagcggcaacctccggtgcTGAGAAATGAAATCAAtgtggaaatgcaaataattaCAATACCGCAAgagtccacttga